Genomic segment of Umezawaea sp. Da 62-37:
CAGCATCGGCAGGGCGACCACCAACCCGACCAGCGCGGGCACGATCGCCAGGACCGCGCCGCGACGACGGGCCGCGAAGGCCAGCACCAGTCCGGCCAGCGCCAGTCCCGCGAACCACGCTGACTGGCCGAGGCTGGAGGAGCCGTCGACCGTCGTGACCTCGTCGAGGTTGGTGCTCAGGTTGGGCGCCAGCAGGGCGGCCCGGTCGAGTCCCCCGTCCTTCCCCAGCTGCACCGGCAGGATCAGCACCAGGACCCCCGCCACCGCCAGCAGCGGCGGCGTGTAGGTCGACGGCAGCAGCCGCCCGATCCCCAGTCCGAGCCACCCCGCCGCCACCAGCGACAACGCGCCCACGACGGCGATCGGCACCCAGCCGAGGTGGTTGTACGAGGGCGACATCGCCACCGCGCCCGCCCCGAGGACCAGCAGGTAGCCCAAGCCGAGGCAGAGCCCGAGCGCCACCGCCGAGGGCAGCACCCGCGAGCGCACCGGACGCGGGGTCGTGAGCAGCAGCTCCTCCATCCGCGTCCGCCGGTCGCGCCGGGCCAGCCACGCCCCCGCACCCAGCGCCAACGGCCACAGCAGCACCAGGAGGACCCGCTGGAAGCCCGCCAGCATCGTCCACTGCACGTCCCACACGCTGCCCTGGTCGGTGAGGAACAGCGTGTACAGGCCCGCGATGCCGAAGAACGCGACCAGCGCGCCCGAGATCGCCGCGGCGGACCGGCGCAGCTCGATCCGCAGGATCCGGCCCCTCACCGGGCCGCCCTCGCGAGCAGCGCGGAGTAGCCGCGTTCGATCGGGCTGTCCCCCACGTCGTCGGTGCCGCCCGCCGCGACCACCTCGTCCGGCGTGCCCTGGAACACCGATTTCCCCTCGGTCATCAGCACCACCCGCGTGCAGGCCACCGACACGTCCTCGACCAGGTGCGTCGAGACCAGCACGCACGACCACTCGCCGAGTTCCCGCAGCAGCGTGCGGAACTCCAGGCGCTGCGCGGGATCCAGGCCGACGGTCGGCTCGTCTAGCAGCAGCAGGTCGGGCTCGTTCACCACGGCCTGCGCGATGCCCGCGCGGCGCAGCATCCCACCGGACAGGGTCTTCATCCTGTCCTCGGCCCGACCGGCGAGCCCGACCCGTTCGATCGCGCGCTGCACCGCTCCCGCGACGTCGCGGTTGTCGACCTCCTTGAGCCACGCCATGTACTCGACGAACTCGCGCACGGTGAACTTCGGGTAGTAGCCGAACTCCTGCGGCAGGTACCCGATGCGGCGGCGCAGCGCGCGCAGGTCCGGCTTGCCCGACACCGGGGTGCCGAGCAGCTCCAGCGTCCCGCCGGCCGGACTCAGGATCGTCGCCAGTGTGCGGATCAGCGTCGTCTTGCCCGCGCCGTTGGGCCCGAGCAACCCGTGCACCCCCTTGCCCAGCCTCAGATCGAGCCCGTCGACCGCCATCCGCTTGCCCGCCCGTGACCGCAGGCCGTGCGCCTCGACCT
This window contains:
- a CDS encoding ABC transporter ATP-binding protein, giving the protein MVRAVDPAELTPTLHAWEVEAHGLRSRAGKRMAVDGLDLRLGKGVHGLLGPNGAGKTTLIRTLATILSPAGGTLELLGTPVSGKPDLRALRRRIGYLPQEFGYYPKFTVREFVEYMAWLKEVDNRDVAGAVQRAIERVGLAGRAEDRMKTLSGGMLRRAGIAQAVVNEPDLLLLDEPTVGLDPAQRLEFRTLLRELGEWSCVLVSTHLVEDVSVACTRVVLMTEGKSVFQGTPDEVVAAGGTDDVGDSPIERGYSALLARAAR